AGCAAATAGAAGTCTAAAGTTTGTGAACTAAATTTTGGGAAACGGATGCAGCCATTTCATGCATTCTTACGTGTGTATATCTTTATTTCAACATGTTTGTAGGCCCCGAATTCATACTATTGGATGAAAGGAAGGTGCAACTGAATACCTGATTTGATGGCAATCACAGAAACTAAAATTGGTTTTGAGGAAAGTAGAACTAAGTCCCATGATTCAAATGAAAATATGCAATGTCAACCACGCAAAAGATGCAAGAGTCTCACCGTTAGATTCCCAGATGTAGTACAGATACCTGTAGCCTTGAGGAAAGGTGGATCTCAGGGGATCCCACGGAAGTCCCCTGCTTCACAATTTCGTAATCCTGACTTCCAACAGCAGATGGTCTTTCAAATGGTTTTATGGCAGATATATGTGACAATGGTATCTCTTCCCTGATGGATCTCATCTCATCCATCTCCTGAGAAACCCAGaggaaaaacttaaaaaagaaactaagtGATAGAGACTTTCGAAACTCAACCATCCCACCCGGAGCATCTTCCTTGATGATTATGTCACTCCTCAAAACTTCCAGAGCTCCTTGCAAAAGCTCCTGATTCCAAGTCTTTCCAATCAAGTACTCTTTGGTTTGCCTTGCAGCAATAGATAAAGGAGCCACTCCACCATAAACGATTGAAGCATCTGCAACAACCAGATCATCATcttttttctcaagaaaaacACGCATTCCAGCATTTACAATGGCAATATCATCATCCCTCCTGTGAGCTTGCTTAAACTCTTTTACATACTCACATTAAAGTACTAGATTACAACAGCACTTTGTTAAGCACTTCAAAGTTTCCATTTCAAGAGGTTCTCTTATTTCTCACCTAAGTAAGTCATTTGCTAAACCCTAAACTTCTTCCACCAAGTACAGCATGACCTATTGAACACCGCAAATAACCAGCACATACTGAAAATGGATTCCAGGCGTAAGCCATTTAAACTATAGCTAATACATTCTGAATAGGACATTATCCTTGATATAGACCAGCAAAAGCATTGCATAACGTGCTGCAAATCATAAAGAATGCACGTGAATAATGTGCTGCATATCAGATTGACAGAAAGAGAGGAGATGGACAAAGTCACGCAATATATTAGTTGTATCATATATTTATGACAGCAAAAACAATAGGCAGTCCAAACTCTCTTAACTTTACATCATCAACATGATATATGTACACCTCAGACCAATAAAGAATGCACACTCACATTAAAGTACTAGATTACAACAGCACTTTGTTAAGCACTCCCAAAGTTTCCCAAAGTTTCCATTTCAAGAGGTTCTCTTATTTTTCACCTAAGAAAGTCCTTTGCTAAACCCTAAACTTCTTTCACCAAGTACGGCATGACCTATTGAACACCACACATGGTAGCAGCTCTCACAGCTCTCTGGTCACACTAGACTGTAGCAACAAGTGGTTAGTACTTTCACCTTCTTGCTTGCCCATAAAACGCCAATTAATATACACCTTACCCCCTTCTAAGATTTTCACCAATTCAAATTGCTCCTAAGAAGCTTCACATGCAAAAATGGCAACCTAGGGGCGTTAGAGTTTAGCTTCCAAATAGGCATGGAAATGAATTATTGCAACTATGCAGAATGATGaccaggaaaaaaaacaatgaaaactTGCAATTTTGGGACCAAGTGAAAGCTTTGCCTATGGTAAAAATTGGTACCCATGTGATAACAACATAACTAATGACTTTTCAGGCATTGCTGAACTCCTATAAAATCCCTTCCGTCACCCCGTcagacagagagaaagagagaaaagagaaagcgagAAATTACCTGGACAAGCCGGTGCTGGATCTGGGGTCGGAGAGGGggtgcggtggttcgccggtcaaGCGCTAGTTCGCCGCAAAGAGAGGGAGGGTAGACAGAGAGGCAAGGGGAGAGAAAGAGCAAGGGACAGACGAGTCGGGGCCAGATCCAGAGCCGGAGAGGTGACGCgttggttcgccggtcggaaagagggagggcagagagagagggagggaggtcGCATGCCGGTTGGTTGCTCGCGGTCGTCTC
This genomic stretch from Eucalyptus grandis isolate ANBG69807.140 chromosome 3, ASM1654582v1, whole genome shotgun sequence harbors:
- the LOC108958831 gene encoding xanthine dehydrogenase 1-like: MRVFLEKKDDDLVVADASIVYGGVAPLSIAARQTKEYLIGKTWNQELLQGALEVLRSDIIIKEDAPGGMVEFRKSLSLSFFFKFFLWVSQEMDEMRSIREEIPLSHISAIKPFERPSAVGSQDYEIVKQGTSVGSPEIHLSSRLQVTVEAEYADDTPLPPDGLNAALVLSRKPHACIISVDA